A genome region from Nicotiana tabacum cultivar K326 chromosome 13, ASM71507v2, whole genome shotgun sequence includes the following:
- the LOC107823345 gene encoding uncharacterized protein LOC107823345, protein MGTQESINMLKQGTVVFELRSRKYIPVLGENIGGSQVLGRAEIPWKRVFESTEMEIEEWAIFMATTSKNNKRLHNEDVKPPAIKIAMKVKVKEAFKVTNKNEKLRRSWDESCACKGYCGCNGSSIFSADDYEIFALGAALDAL, encoded by the coding sequence ACATGCTGAAGCAAGGAACAGTCGTTTTCGAGCTCCGATCAAGAAAATATATTCCAGTTTTGGGGGAAAATATTGGTGGATCACAAGTGTTGGGGAGAGCTGAAATTCCATGGAAAAGAGTGTTTGAGTCAACAGAAATGGAGATTGAGGAATGGGCAATATTCATGGCTACTACTTCAAAGAATAATAAGCGTTTGCATAATGAAGATGTGAAACCTCCAGCAATTAAAATAGCAATGAAGGTTAAAGTAAAAGAGGCATTTAAAGTTACTAATAAAAATGAGAAGTTGAGAAGATCATGGGATGAGTCATGTGCATGCAAGGGTTACTGTGGGTGCAATGGTAGTAGTATTTTCAGTGCTGATGATTATGAAATTTTTGCACTTGGAGCTGCTTTAGATGCCCTTTAA
- the LOC107815716 gene encoding uncharacterized protein LOC107815716 codes for MHNIWTRLQQVKQGLKNLKTKGYSKIGEKVEECRKLLAEIQVQTRDPNEQVVLAEMEKEFKMQLEKWISIDESILKQKSRVKWLHLGDSNNAYFFACMKNRVAQNQIRRLNTLDGNIAHTEREVETEILKFYQSLLGSAATCLPTVQLDIFQEGNRLIRDRQLQLIAPMTAEKIFNALMDIDDQTAPRCDDFNAYFFKIIWQVITKRMKALMPELVNNSQSVFVLGTVITDNIILGHELVKGYGRKGISPRCMLKIDMQKAYDSVEWVFIEQGDKTSMQLLFNCVREFSRASRHTANLTKSSIYFGGVNPVLQQHILAILGFSKGELPFRYLGVPLSSMRLSITQCQPLIDKMLGKITSWTMTTCRRFLWIGDTGSYNKALLAWKTLCYPMTTGAVNFVDVEIWNRAAICKQLWNLCKKKDRLWVRWVHAYYGANISIWEARCNQASWLLQKIVKASKYEDSSWYGHARFDQYTTVLHQRLLQEAKGGLP; via the exons ATGCATAACATCTGGACTAGACTGCAACAGGTGAAGCAAGGATTGAAAAACCTAAAAACTAAGGGGTACTCAAAGATAGGTGAGAAGGTGGAGGAATGCAGGAAACTCTTGGCTGAAATCCAAGTCCAAACAAGAGATCCAAATGAACAGGTGGTACTAGCTGAGATGGAAAAGGAGTTTAAAATGCAGTTAGAAAAATGGATATCCATTGATGAGAGCATTCTCAAGCAGAAATCAAGAGTTAAATGGCTACACCTGGGGGACTCGAACAATGCATACTTCTTTGCGTGCATGAAGAACAGGGTGGCCCAGAATCAAATAAGACGATtgaatacattggatggcaatatTGCACACACAGAAAGAGAGGTGGAGACAGAAATCTTAAAATTCTATCAAAGTTTGCTAGGATCTGCTGCAACATGTCTACCTACTGTTCAATTGGACATATTTCAGGAAGGAAATAGACTTATCAGAGATCGACAATTGCAGCTGATCGCACCTATGACTGCTGAGAAAATTTTCAATGCTTTGATGGACATTGATGATCAGACGGCCCCTAGATGTGATGACTTTAATGCATATTTCTTTAAGATAATCTGGCAG GTGATTACTAAGAGGATGAAAGCTCTTATGCCTGAGTTAGTTAATAATAGTCAATCTGTATTTGTGCTGGGTACAGTTATTACAGACAATATCATCTTGGGACATGAACTTGTCAAAGGTTATGGTAGGAAAGGGATATCTCCCAGATGCATGCTCAAAATTGATATGCAGAAGGCATATGACTCTGTAGAGTGGGTATTTATTGAACAG GGTGATAAGACTTCAATGCAACTACTATTCAACTGTGTTAGGGAATTTTCACGGGCATCTAGACATACTGCCAATCTTACAAAGAGCTCAATATACTTTGGGGGAGTTAATCCAGTGCTTCAACAACATATATTAGCTATACTAGGATTTTCAAAAGGGGAGCTTCCATTCAGATACCTGGGGGTGCCCCTAAGCTCTATGAGGCTATCTATTACACAATGTCAGCCATTGATAGATAAGATGTTGGGTAAAATCACAAGCTGGACCA TGACAACATGTCGAAGATTCTTGTGGATTGGAGATACAGGAAGTTATAACAAAGCACTTCTTGCTTGGAAAACTTTGTGTTATCCCATGACAACGGGGGCAGTAAACTTTGTTGATGTAGAAATATGGAACAGAGCTGCCATTTGCAAACAATTATGGAACCTATGCAAGAAGAAGGACAGATTATGGGTGCGCTGGGTTCATGCTTACTATGGTGCAAACATTTCAATCTGGGAAGCTAGGTGTAATCAGGCGTCGTGGTTGCTACAGAAAATAGTGAAAGCTAGTAAGTATGAAGATTCAAGCTGGTATGGGCATGCAAGATTTGATCAATATACAACAGTTCTCCATCAAAGACTACTACAAGAAGCTAAGGGGGGACTTCCCTAA